The Theileria orientalis strain Shintoku DNA, chromosome 3, complete genome genome window below encodes:
- a CDS encoding 4-methyl-5(b-hydroxyethyl)-thiazol monophosphate biosynthesis enzyme — protein sequence MSIQIQLIILSYLISFGNLHNYNFNLNTYKRDFIPMNKTFKSALVAVADGTEDIEFVTLVDVLRRAGVSVVVGSVSESLNLVMAHGTKIVADDKVANLTQKVFDLIAVPGGLVGATNFYNSAALISMLKDQKQSGRLYAAICASPALVLGDAGLLDDHTGAVCFPGFEHKLVKRGHGRVYHERNCGYYQNFKENNAIKSMTPKSNTMSLQLRSRVHSYPFQGRRYARSIHKSPKERSECNNEEYVKKPVLFV from the exons ATGTCTATTCAGATCCAGCTCATCATATTGAGCTATTTAATATCTTTCGGAAATCTTCATAACTATAACTTTAATCTGAACACATATAAAAGAGACTTCATCCCAATGAACAAGACCTTTAAGTCAGCCCTCGTTGCAGTG GCCGATGGCACGGAGGACATCGAGTTCGTGACATTGGTCGATGTTTTGCGGAGAGCAGGAGTGTCAGTGGTGGTTGGATCAGTGTCCGAGTCGCTGAATCTGGTGATGGCCCACGGCACTAAGATAGTCGCAGACGACAAGGTGGCAAACCTGACGCAGAAAGTATTTGACCTGATAGCAGTTCCAGGAGGACTGGTGGGAGCG ACCAACTTTTACAACTCGGCCGCCCTCATCTCGATGCTCAAGGATCAAAAACAAAGCGGCAGGCTCTACGCGGCAATTTGTGCAAGTCCCGCCCTTGTCCTTGGCGATGCAGGATTGCTAGATGACCATACAGGTGCTGTGTGTTTTCCTGGCTTCGAACACAAGCTAGTCAAAAGGGGACACGGAAGAGTCTACCACGAGAGGAACTGCG GCTACTACCAGAATTTTAAAGAGAACAACGCCATAAAGTCAATGACACCTAAGTCGAATACCATGTCACTGCAACTTAGGTCTAGAGTACATTCCTACCCTTTCCAAGGACGAAGATATGCTCGTTCGATACATAAAAGCCCT AAAGAAAGGTCAGAGTGTAATAATGAAGAATATGTGAAGAAACCAGTTCtttttgtgtaa